GGCGACGACAAGGTGGTGCTGCACAAGGACGACAACCCGGGCCTGTTCGACTACCTGAGCAAGATGGAAAAGCTCATCAGCAACGACGATTCCCGCGGTGCCATGGATCGTGCCCAGAACGACGGTTACAGTCTGCTCGAGCGCGATGGCGAGGCGCCGCCCTACCCTGACTACAAGGCCATTCGCTGGGAAGGCAACGTCGGCGACAACGGCCTCATCACCTACGAAACCTGGGACGGCGACAAGGTCGCGGTGTCGGCCGCCGTCAGCCCCGAGCTGTTTGCCCAGCTGAAGAAGAATGCCGAGATCATGCTCAAGGCCAACGAGCAGGAGAAGGAAGGCTACGCCATGCTGCACCCGGACGATTACCTGACCAGCGAGGAGATCGCCGGCGCCACCATCGGCCCCGAAGGCGAAGTCGGCGACGGTTACGTACGCGCTGAAATCTTCGACGGCGACAAGAGCCGCAAGGTCATCGTCTCCCGCGAACTCAGTCCCACCCTGTACGACCGCCTGGTCGCCGAAGACCAGGGCCGCCGCAACAACCTCGAGATGGTCGATGATGCCCGTGGCGACAGCGAGCTGCCGAGCACCGGCGAGCTGGATATCGGCAGCATGGCAACCAGCGAGAAAGATCCCAAGGACAGCAAACGCTCGCTCACCGTTAGCGAGCTGACCTGGCAAAAGGTCATCGACGGCTGGAAGAAAGGCATCGAAGACGGCTCCATCAAGGAGGACGACGACCGCGCCAAGATGTACCGCGCCTTGCGCGCCCAGGGGACGCTGGAGGGCGGCCTGGACATGGTCACCCTGGACATCAGCAAGGGCCAGAGCACCAGCGGTACCAAGGGCGAGGACTTCGAAACCATCATCGACGGCCGCAAGGTCGACGAGCAGCTCACCACGCTGTTCTCCAGCGAAGCCGTGCAGAAGGACTTCCTCGATGCGCAGAAAAGCGCCCTTGATGCTCTGCCCAACAAGGACGAGGTGACCAAGGAACTCGAAGACATGGCCTTCAGCGAGGACTACGTCAAGCACATCCGCGACCTGCAGGCCGACGGAAAAAACGACCTGGCCGCCGCCGACATCCGCGAAACCTACGCGCAACTGGCCATCGCCAACCCGGAAAAAGCCGCCGAGTTCGCCCAGAAGCTGCAGCTTGACGCCACCATCGTCGACCTCGACAAGCTCATGGCCAATCCCGAGCTGATCAACGACGACAACCTCGCCCTGGCCACCAAGGACGTCGTGACGACGGTGCTCACCGCCCTCAAGAAGGCGGGTGTCGATCTGCCGCGGCGTACCGCCGAGAGCCTCGACAAATTCGTCAACGAATTCCTCGGCGACAAGCAGACCGCCAAGGATTTCGGCAAGGCGCTGCAAGAGCTGGGCGACCGCTTCATCAAGAACGGCGAAGTCACCCAGAGCGACATCGACGACCTGATGAAGAAGGACGTCTACAAGGCGCTCAACGAAAAGACCGATGGCGGCATGCTGTCCGCCGTCAGCGTGCTGAACAGCAACGGCGCCCTGGGCTCGACCGGCGGCCTGATATCCCTGGCTTCGGGCATCTACCAGATGGCCGGCGGCAAGCTCGGCGGCACCCCCGAGGAGCGCCTGGCCATCGCCAAGGAAATGGTCGCCTTCTTTGGCGCCAGCCAGCACTTCGTCAACCTGGGCACCAACATCATCGACAAGGTCAATGGCAGCCACCTCAACGCCATGCTTGGCCTGGACAAATCCCTGCCGGAGATCTTCGGCAAGGGCCTGCCGGAGAACCGGCCGTTCACCTCGGAAATCGGCGCGCGCTTCCAGACCAACCTCGATGAGCTGCTGGCCAGCGCGCCACTGGCCGACGACGCCAAGATGGCTGACAAGCTCGACCTCTCGCAATCCGACTACAAGGAGGTCATCAAGGGCATGAAGGAGGGCTTCAGCGGCACGCCGGTACTGGCCGATTCCAATGCCTTCAGCCGCGGCGCCGGTGCTTTCCTGCGCGTGCTGGACGCGGGCGCCAATACCTTCGTCGGTGTGGCCGATGCGGTGCTTGGCGGCCTGATGATCAAGAAAGGCGCAGATACCGGCGACAAGGCGATGATCGCCCAGGGCGCCATCACGGTGGCGGCCGGTGCCTTCGGCGTGGGCGGCGGCGCCGCTTCGGCCGGCGCCCTGGCCAAGCTGAGCTTCGCCCGCGCCGCCGTCGGGCCGATGTTCTGGATATCCGCCGCGCTGACCATCGCCACCCTGCCCTTCAGCATCATCGAGGACATCAAGTACAACAACAAACTCGACGACTACCGCGACAGCCTCAAGGACCTGTTCACCGACCTGGAAGGCGACGACCTGCTCACCGACGACGGCCTGCAGCGCTTCGAATTCCTCGACGAATACATGCACAGCTACGGCCAGCGCGACGCGCCGGACGACAAGAGCATCTTCGAGTACCGCAGCGACGAGTGGGACTACTTCGTCGACAAGGGCCACACCTACTGGGATGGCCAGCACGAAGACTACGAGGGCGACGGCGATAACCTGGATACCGTCATGGATCGGGGGTCAACCGTCGGTTCCTGAGCCAAGCCCGGATTGCCATGAGCGAGGCGCTACACGCGTTCCCATGCCCCCGTGGGAGCGCTTGCGCAGCTGGCGCTACACACGCATTGGCTGTGGAGGGTGGACCGGGACGCGCAGTCAAGGCGAAGCTTGTCCACCACGTCTAGCTTGGCGAGATCAGGATGGACGTCTCCAGGTGGGAGCGCCTGCAAGGCCAGCCGGGCGCCCCCCTCAACGCCTGCGCGACGTCTGCCGTGGCTGCAGTGCATCGAGCGCCGGGGCATTGTCACGCGCCCAGCCGTAGATCATCTCGATGGGTTCGACCAGTCGCTGGCCGAGTTCGGTCAGCGAGTAGTCGACGGTGGGCGGCACGCTGTCATGCACCTGGCGGTCGATCAGGCCGCTGGCTTCCAGCTCGCGCAGGGTCTGCACCAGCATCTTCTTGGAGATACCGGGCAGGCTGCGCTGCAGCACGCCGGTGCGGGCGGTGCCGCCGTGACGGGCATGCAGCGTGTGCAGGAGCATGCTCGTCCACTTGGTGGCGAACAGTTCCAGTACACGTCGCGGCGCGCAGTCTTCGCGCCATTGTTCATCGGGAGTGCCGGGTTGCATCGGGGTGGTTACCTTTTGGTGCCGTCTTGGTTTGAGTCTGCAGCGTCGTTATGGTGCCAAGACTCGTTCTTGTGAGGAATAGATTCATGGCACATCACGCACTGGTCGTCGGCGCCAGCGGTATCGTCGGCAGCGCTACATCGCGGCTGTTGGCCGAACAGGGCTGGCAGGTCACCGGCCTGGCTCGTAACCCGAACACCGCCGAAAACGTCACCCCGCTGGCCGCGGACCTGCTCGACCCCGCCTCGCTGGCCACGGCCCTCGAAGGCCTCAAGCCCACCCACGTGTACCTGGCCACCTGGGCGCGCCAGGCCACCGAGGCAGAAAACATCCGCGTCAATTCGGCGATGATCCGCAACCTGCTGGATGCCTTGCGCCCGGCCGGCAGCGTCAAGCACGTCGCCCTGGTCACCGGCCTCAAGCACTACCTCGGCCCGTTCGAGGCCTACGGCAAGGGCACCCTGCCGCAGACGCCGTTTCGCGAAGAACAGGGCCGCCTGGACGTGGAGAACTTCTATTACGCCCAGGAAGACGAAGTGTTCGCCGCCGCCAAACGCGACGGCTTCACCTGGAGCGTGCACCGCCCACACACCGTTACCGGCATGGCGGTCGGCAATGCCATGAACATGGCGACCACCCTTGCCGTCTATGCCTCGATCTGCCGGGAAACCGGCCGCCCGTTCCGCTTCCCGGGCTCGGCCGTGCAGTGGAACAGCCTCACCGACATGACCGATGCCCGCCAGTTGGCCAAACAGCTGCGCTGGGCCTCGACCACCCCGGCGGCCGCCAACCAGGCGTTCAATATCGTCAATGGCGACGTGTTTCGCTGGAAGTGGATGTGGCAACGCATCGCCGAGTGGTTCGGCATCCAGGCCGCGCCCTTCGAAGGCGAGCCTGCACCGCTTGAGCAGCAGATGGCCAACGACGCGGAGATCTGGCACACCCTCGCCGCCAAGCACGGCCTGGCCGAAGCCGAGATCGAGCGCCTGGTCTCGCCCTGGCACACCGATGCCGACCTTGGCCGCCCCATCGAAGTGGTCACCGACATGTCGAAAAGCCGCAAGCTGGGCTTTCTCGACTACCAGGCCAGTGACGAAGCCTTTTTCGCGGTATTCGGGCAGTTGCGTACGGCCAAGCTGATTCCCTGAGCAACATTTGGCAGGATCTGGAGCCCGCAACGGGCTTCCAGTTGCAAGGCTGGGCCCAGACAGCTCATCACCTGCAGAGCCCGCTCCCCCCTTCGTCAACCTGAACCAACCCGCCCGTTCCCGCCCTAAGCAGAACCGCTGCTAGGACAGGAAATCGGGCTGACGTGGCCGGCTGGCAGCGTAATCGGGTTTGGGAATTCGGGCGTAGTGCCCTATCCTCGCGCCCCTTCGAATAAGACCACCAAAGGAAGACGCCCGTGTCTGCGTTGCTCGATGCCTTCTCCGGCCTGCTCTGGACCTACCTTGCCATCCCCATGCTGCTGCTCAGCGGCGCGTACCTGACGTGGGTCTGCCGCGGCGTACAGGTGCGCATGATCCCGGAAATGTTCCGGGTGATCACCGAGCGCAACCATGGCGATCAGAAGGCCATCTCGTCCTTCAAGGCGTTCACCATTTCCGCCGCGTCGCGGGTGGGTACCGGCAATATCGCCGGCGTGGCCACGGCCATCGCACTGGGTGGCCCGGGTGCGGTGTTCTGGATGTGGATGGTGGCCCTGCTGGGCGGCGCCACCGCCTTCGTGGAGTCGACCCTGGGCCAGCTGTACAAGTCCGACAAGCATTACCGCTACCACGGCGGGCCGGCCTATTACATTCAGCGCGCCCTGGGCTGGCGCTGGCTGGCGATCATCTTTGCGGTGATGATCAGCATCACCTATGGCCTGGTGTTCAACTCGGTACAGGCCAACTCGATCATCGACGTGATGCAGACCTCCTTCGGCGGCGAAGACGGCAACCCGCACCTGAACTGGATACTGGGCGGCGTGCTGACGGTGCTGACCGGCGCGATCATCTTTGGCGGCGTGCAGATCATCTCCAAGGTCTCGGTGACCGTGGTGCCGGTGATGGCGGTGATGTACCTGTCGCTCGGCACCCTGGTCATCGTGCTGAACATCGGCCAGGTACCGGCGATGATCGGCGAGATCTTCGCCCATGCCTTCGGCTTTCGCGAGATTGCCAGTGGCGGCGTCGGCGCGGCGATCATGATGGGCATGCGGCGTGGCCTGTTCTCCAACGAAGCCGGCATGGGCTCGGTGCCCAACGCCAGCGCCACGGCGTCGGTGTCGCACCCGGTCAAGCAGGGGCTGGTGCAGAGCCTGGGCGTGTATTTCGACACCATGGTGATCTGCACCATGACGGCGATCATCGTGCTGCTGGCCGATCCCAGCCATGCCTACGGCGACAGCACCATGGGCGCAGGCCTGACCCAGTGGGCCCTGGCCGAACAACTGGGCAACTGGGCGCTGCATTTCCTGACCCTGGCCATCCTGCTGTTCGCCTTCACCTCGGTGATCGGCAACTACTATTACGGCGAATCCAACATTCAGTACATGTTCGGCAGCAAGCTTTTGCTCAACCTGTTTCGGGTCGCGGTGATGGCCTTCGTGATGATCGGCTCGGTGGTGCAGATGTCCGTGGTCTGGTCCATGGCGGATGTGTTCATGCCGCTGCTGGCCCTCACCAACCTGATCGCCATCGTGCCGCTGGCCGGTATCGTCGCCAGGCTGCTCAAGCATTACCGCGAGCAGCGTCAGCGTGGTGTGGAGCCGGTGTTCCACCGCGATGACATGCCGGACCTGAAGAACATCGAATGCTGGGACGGCAGCGACCACACCACCTGCGCGCAGACTTACGGCGATTCGGCCGGCAGCACAGCGAAACGCTAGCCAGCCCTACGACGCCTCTGTATGAACGCCGCCCCCACGAGGGTCGGCGTTCTGCTATCCAGCATTCGCGAAATGCATTACACCGCTCGGACAGTGAGTAGGCGCAGGCCCGGCCCGATAAACAGCGCGCCGGTCAGGCGTTTGAGAGTCGCCACCCAGCCCATGGCCTCGAGCCGTTTGCCGAAGCGAAACGCCGTAAAGCAGTACAGCGAATGCACCACCTCCACGATGGCGGCGATGGTCAGGTACATGACCGTGAACTGCAGCGTCACGGAGCGCTCGGGCTGCAGAAACCGCGGCAGGAATGCGCACAGGAAGATCATCGTCTTGGGGTTGCTGGCCGACACAGAAACGCCGCGCCAGTGATACGCCAGTTCGCCACCCGACTGACGGCCGGTTCCGTCACGCTCGTACCGGCAGCTGACCGGCGACCCAGCAGCTGGCCAATCCCCAGGTAGATCAGGTAGCCAGCGCTAATGATCTTCAGTGCCACAAAGGCGGTTGGCATGGCGATCAGCAGTGCTCCGACGCCCAGCGCGACGCCCGTGGTGACCACCAGCTGCGCCGTGGGGTTGCCTAGCAGCGTGGCGCCGATGGCCGCCGGCCCGTGGCGCAAGGCATTGCGCACCACCAGCAGCACGTTCGGCCCAGGCGTCAGGGTGGTGGCCAGATAGGCCAGAAAGAAGGTGAACCACAGATGCAGGGCCATGGCGGCGGCTCGTGCAGGCTGAAGTGCAGGATCCTAGCAGTAACCGGGTATTTCAGGCAGCGCTGGGGACTTACGCCAGCTCCGAACTGCTTATGGCGGCGGCCGTGCGCTGGTCCAGCCAGGCCAGCAGGTCACCGGCTTCCAGCGGACGGGAAATGTAGAAGCCCTGGGCCTCCTGGCAGCCCCACTCGCGAATCACCTCGAGGGTGTGCTTGGTTTCGATGCCTTCGGCGACCACCCGCTGACCCAGTTCCCTGGCCAGGCTGATCAGTGCGCGGACGATGTTCCAGTCCTTGTTGCCCGGTTGCAGGTCATCCATGAACGAGCGGTCGAGCTTCACCGTATTGGCCGGAATGTCGCGCAAGTGGGACCAGTTGCTGTAGCCGCTGCCGAAGTCGTCGATGGCAATTTCCACGCCCATGGCCTGGAGCCGCTCGATCTGGGTGATCACCACCGAGAAGTCGCCGACCAGCGCGCTCTCGGTGAACTCCACTTCCAGGCACGAGCCATCGAGCTCGTGGCGCGCCAGCAGGCGGACGATCTCGTCGGTCAGGTGATCGTTGTTCAGGTCCTCGGCCGATACGTTGATGGCCACCTTGAGATCCGTGCCCTCACGGCGCCACGCATCGATCTGGCTGATTGCCCGGTTGATCACCCAGAAGCTGACCGCGTGGATCAGGGGCGTCTTCTCGGCCAGGGGAATGAATTCGGCAGGGCCGACCTCGCCCAGGGTCGGGTGCGTCCAGCGCAGCAGCGCCTCGACCGATAGACAGGCGCCGGTGTTCAGGTCGACGCGCGGCTGGAACACCAGGCGCAGCTGGTCATCGGCACGCACCGCGTCGGCCAAGTCGTTGAGCAGGCGGTTGGCGCGCTGCTGCACGGCGTCCATCTGTTCGTCGTAATAGGCCCAGCCCTGCCCCGAGGTGCGCGCTTCATCGGCGGCGCAGACGATCAGGCGCATCCAGCCCTCGGGCACCGCGCCGGGCTCCAGGCGCAGCACGCCGATACCGATCTGCGGCAGCACCGGCAGTTCCTGGCAATGAATGGGCTTGCCGAACGCTTCGAGCAGCGTGGCGAACACCGCCTGGGCCTGCTCCAGCTGATTGCCGGGCGCCACGCAGGCGAAGCGCAGGGCGCTGATCTTGTAAAGCTCCCAGCTGGCCGGCAGCAGGCGGCGCAGGAGGTTCTTCACGGACAGGGTGAAGTCGATCAGGAACTGGAAGCCGAGCGACTTGAGCATATCGTTGAGCTGCGCCGGGGACACCAGCTCGATGGCCACCGCCAATGGGCTTTCCCCCCGCTCGATCGCGTCGCCGATGTCCTCGTCCAGCTTGGCGTGGTTGTACAGCCCGGTGGCGCCATCGATAAAGGCCGCAGTGCGCATCTCGTCGAGGCGGGTGACGGCCAGGCGGCCGATCTGCTCCAGCATCGCCTTGTCGGCGGCAGACATCAGGGCGCGCGGCTGGGTATCGATCACGCACAGGTTGCCGAGCACCAACCCGCCTTCGAGCACCAGCGGCACACCGGCGTAATAGCGGATGCCCGGCTTACCCGTGACCAGCGGGTTGCAGCGAAAGCGCTCGTCCTGCTGGGCATCGCAGACCTCGACGCTGTCGCCGATGGCCACGCTGTAGGCGCAAAACGAGTCGGCGCGCGGGGTTTCCTGCAGCTCGGTACCCACCCGGGCGCGGAACCATTGCCGTTTACGGTCGAGGATGGTGATCAGGCAGATCGGCGTAGTGAAGTACAGCGCGGCAATCTTCACCACTTCGTCGAGGAAGGCGTCGCTGTCGGCGTCGACGAGGCACGGGTGCGCGTCGATCAGGCGCTGCCGCCTCAGCTCGTTCATCGGTAGGGGTGGGTACGGAGCCAGCATCGTTCTTCTCTCGGTTGACGCGCGCGAATCGGGTGCCGGAATCCCCGTCGCAGACCTTCGGATGGATGATAACCAAATGACATCATGGCCCATAGAGTGTTGCACAGATCTTTACAACCGTTCGGCCGATGAGAACCTTGTGCGGTGGCGCACCTGCAGATATCAGACACCTGTCAACGTATGGAGTGCGATCGGCTCGTACACTGCCGCCCTCTCGACATGGACGTTCACGAGGTTCGCATGACAGCTTGTCGCCTGCTGTACGGCTGTGCAGTGATGGCCGCCCTGTGGTGCAGCGCCGGCCTGGCGCAGAGTCTGACGGGCGGCGCCGCGCAGTGGCCGCCCTACAGTTATCAGGATGGCGAGGGCCGGGCGACCGGGATCGCCGTGGATGTCATCCGTCGGGTCATGGCGCAGAGCGGCAACCGGCTGGAGTTGGTGTTCCACCCGGCCAGGCGCCTCAACCTCCTGCTGGACGAAGGTCGCCTGGATCTCAATTATGCCGACTCGCCGGCCTGGAACGCCGACAACGCCACGCAACGCTTCGTCTACTCGCAGCCTTACCTGCAGGTGCGCGAGTATCTGTACTTCCTGAGCGACCACCCGTCCCGGCACCTGCCCATCGAGCACTTGCGCGGGCTGCGTATCGGCATGGTGCGCGGTTACGCCTACCGCAGCCTGGACAGCGCCCTGGGCAGCGGCCGGCTGGAAAAGCTGGAAACCTCGCGGGATCACGCGCTGGTCGAGTTGCTGGTGCGCCGGCGGGTCGACGCCGTCGCCATGGTGGACGAGGTGTTCATCGATCAGCTCGCCGCCCGCAAACTTGCGCCAGAGGGCTTTACCCGCGGCGCCCAGCTCAGCGATGCGCCGCTGGTGATCAAGCTGCAACGCCGGCACGCCGATCAGTTGCCGCAGCTCAATGCTGCGCTGCAGGCGCTGGTGCGCAGCGGCGAGGTCGAGCGCATCCGCCGCAGCTACCTGCGCGCCGAGCCCGTAACGCCCGGCAGCGCCACCGCGAAACGCTGAACAGGATGGCAACAGGCCAGGCGTGCGTGCACAGCCCGTATAAAACAGCAAAATAGGGCGGAACGCGGCGCCGCTTCGACCTCTCTTAGCTAACAGACAAGATCGTCATGCCTCCGATTAATGCGCTCGCCTCGATGATATGGATCAGTTGACCAAGCCAGCCCCCAGCGAAACCGTTGCCGAGCGCCTGAGCTTCACCGCCAATGGCGGCAAGGTCGGCGAACTGTTGCGCAATCTCGATGGCAGCGCCTCGCCATTGGGCGCGCCCGGCGACTGGTCAGTGGCCCTGAAAACCCTGATGGCCACCATACTGCCGGTAAAGGCGCAGATCGTGCTGTTCTGGGGCCCGCAGTACATCGCGCTGTACAACGACGCGTACGCGCCGAGCATTGGCAACAAGCACCCACGCGCCCTCGGGCGACCGGCAGTGGAAAACTGGTCCGAGCTATGGGACGACCTCGAGCCGCTGCTGCGCGGCGTGCGCGAAACCGGCGAAACCTTCGCCGCCAAGGACCGCCCCTTCTACATCGAACGTCATGGCCGCGGCGAAGCGGTGTACTTCGATGTGTCCTATTCGGCGGTGCGTGAGGCAGATGGTTCGGTAGGTGGCGTACTGTGCGTGGTCAATGAAACCACCCAGCGCGTGCAGTTCGAACGCCGCCAGGCCTTTCTGCTGGAACTGGGCCAGGCGCTGCCATCGGTCACCGAGCCGGATCAGGTCGAGGCCCTGGTGTTGCGCCGGCTCGCCGAGGAACTGAACGCCTCGCAGATATTCTTTGCCGAAAACCTCGATGCCGAGGCGGCGTTTAGCCGCCAGAACGTTTTCACACCGACGGCGACCGGGCAACCGCTGCAGCGCTACAGTGCCGAGCAGAACGGGGTGCTGCTCATGGGTCGGCCGCTGATTCAGGAGGGAACCGACGGCGCGCCCGCTGCCTTACACGTGCCGGTGGTGCGCCACGGCGAGCTCGATGCGGTACTGGTCATCGAGCATCACAGCGGTCACCTATTCTCCGATTTCGAAGCCCACCTGGCCGAGGAAACCGCCAAGCTGGCCTGGGCGTGGATCACCCACGCCCGCGCCGAAGTGGCGCTGCGGCTGAGCTCCACCCAGCTGTCGGCGATGTTCGACCAGGCCGCTACCGGTATCGCCGTGTGTGACGCGGGCATGAACCTGGTGCGGGTGAACGACCACTACTGTCGGATCGTCGGGCGGCGCCGCGAACAACTGCTTGGCCAGAGCCTGTACGAGCTGGCCGAGTCGGGTGAAAGCGCCTCGGTTGCTTCGACGTTCGAATACAGCCTGCGCCACGGCCGGTCCTTCGACAACACCCGCTGCTACAGCCGGCCCGATGGCAGCATGGTGTGGGTGCAGAATCACGTCTCGCCGCTGCTCGATGAGCAGCACAAGGTCGCCGGCACCATCTGCGTGAGCGTCGACATCAGCGAGCGGGTGCGAGCCGAAGCCGAGCTGCGCGAACTCAACGAGTCCCTCGAAGATCGCGTCGCCACCATGGTGGCGCAACGCGAGGCCGCCGTCGCGCAGTTGCACGAAGCGCACAAGATGGAGATGGTCGGCCAATTGACGGGGGGCATCGCCCACGACTTCAACAACCTGCTGACGCCCATCATGGCCTCGCTGGAGCTGATTCGCCGGCGCCTGCCGGACGAGCGCTGCGCAAAACTGGCCGATGGTGCGCTGCAGGCGGCCGACCGCGCGCGCATCCTGGTCGGGCGGTTGCTGACCTTCGCCCGCCGCCAGACCCTCGAGCCGCAGCCCGTGGCGCTGTGCACCCTGATCCGCAACATGCGCGACCTGATCCAGCGTTCTCTGGGGCCGATGGTCGAGTTGCGCATCGATATCCCCGAGCGTATGCCCACGGTGTTCATCGACCCGCATCAGCTGGAGCTGGCGGTGCTCAACCTGGCCGTCAACGCCCGGGATGCCATGCACGACGATGGCCGGCTGAGCATCACTGCCGAGCTGAACGAGGTACATGCC
Above is a genomic segment from Pseudomonas argentinensis containing:
- a CDS encoding substrate-binding periplasmic protein; this encodes MTACRLLYGCAVMAALWCSAGLAQSLTGGAAQWPPYSYQDGEGRATGIAVDVIRRVMAQSGNRLELVFHPARRLNLLLDEGRLDLNYADSPAWNADNATQRFVYSQPYLQVREYLYFLSDHPSRHLPIEHLRGLRIGMVRGYAYRSLDSALGSGRLEKLETSRDHALVELLVRRRVDAVAMVDEVFIDQLAARKLAPEGFTRGAQLSDAPLVIKLQRRHADQLPQLNAALQALVRSGEVERIRRSYLRAEPVTPGSATAKR
- a CDS encoding alanine/glycine:cation symporter family protein, with product MSALLDAFSGLLWTYLAIPMLLLSGAYLTWVCRGVQVRMIPEMFRVITERNHGDQKAISSFKAFTISAASRVGTGNIAGVATAIALGGPGAVFWMWMVALLGGATAFVESTLGQLYKSDKHYRYHGGPAYYIQRALGWRWLAIIFAVMISITYGLVFNSVQANSIIDVMQTSFGGEDGNPHLNWILGGVLTVLTGAIIFGGVQIISKVSVTVVPVMAVMYLSLGTLVIVLNIGQVPAMIGEIFAHAFGFREIASGGVGAAIMMGMRRGLFSNEAGMGSVPNASATASVSHPVKQGLVQSLGVYFDTMVICTMTAIIVLLADPSHAYGDSTMGAGLTQWALAEQLGNWALHFLTLAILLFAFTSVIGNYYYGESNIQYMFGSKLLLNLFRVAVMAFVMIGSVVQMSVVWSMADVFMPLLALTNLIAIVPLAGIVARLLKHYREQRQRGVEPVFHRDDMPDLKNIECWDGSDHTTCAQTYGDSAGSTAKR
- a CDS encoding PAS domain-containing protein yields the protein MTKPAPSETVAERLSFTANGGKVGELLRNLDGSASPLGAPGDWSVALKTLMATILPVKAQIVLFWGPQYIALYNDAYAPSIGNKHPRALGRPAVENWSELWDDLEPLLRGVRETGETFAAKDRPFYIERHGRGEAVYFDVSYSAVREADGSVGGVLCVVNETTQRVQFERRQAFLLELGQALPSVTEPDQVEALVLRRLAEELNASQIFFAENLDAEAAFSRQNVFTPTATGQPLQRYSAEQNGVLLMGRPLIQEGTDGAPAALHVPVVRHGELDAVLVIEHHSGHLFSDFEAHLAEETAKLAWAWITHARAEVALRLSSTQLSAMFDQAATGIAVCDAGMNLVRVNDHYCRIVGRRREQLLGQSLYELAESGESASVASTFEYSLRHGRSFDNTRCYSRPDGSMVWVQNHVSPLLDEQHKVAGTICVSVDISERVRAEAELRELNESLEDRVATMVAQREAAVAQLHEAHKMEMVGQLTGGIAHDFNNLLTPIMASLELIRRRLPDERCAKLADGALQAADRARILVGRLLTFARRQTLEPQPVALCTLIRNMRDLIQRSLGPMVELRIDIPERMPTVFIDPHQLELAVLNLAVNARDAMHDDGRLSITAELNEVHAENGAGLSTGQYARLVVSDSGCGMDEETLRRCAEPFYSTKGVGKGTGLGLSMVQGLLVQSGGGFAIDSTPGQGTRVSLWLPTTDAPVACEKLERDREVSHAAADSYSVGR
- a CDS encoding LysE family translocator encodes the protein MSASNPKTMIFLCAFLPRFLQPERSVTLQFTVMYLTIAAIVEVVHSLYCFTAFRFGKRLEAMGWVATLKRLTGALFIGPGLRLLTVRAV
- a CDS encoding sensor domain-containing phosphodiesterase, with the protein product MLAPYPPLPMNELRRQRLIDAHPCLVDADSDAFLDEVVKIAALYFTTPICLITILDRKRQWFRARVGTELQETPRADSFCAYSVAIGDSVEVCDAQQDERFRCNPLVTGKPGIRYYAGVPLVLEGGLVLGNLCVIDTQPRALMSAADKAMLEQIGRLAVTRLDEMRTAAFIDGATGLYNHAKLDEDIGDAIERGESPLAVAIELVSPAQLNDMLKSLGFQFLIDFTLSVKNLLRRLLPASWELYKISALRFACVAPGNQLEQAQAVFATLLEAFGKPIHCQELPVLPQIGIGVLRLEPGAVPEGWMRLIVCAADEARTSGQGWAYYDEQMDAVQQRANRLLNDLADAVRADDQLRLVFQPRVDLNTGACLSVEALLRWTHPTLGEVGPAEFIPLAEKTPLIHAVSFWVINRAISQIDAWRREGTDLKVAINVSAEDLNNDHLTDEIVRLLARHELDGSCLEVEFTESALVGDFSVVITQIERLQAMGVEIAIDDFGSGYSNWSHLRDIPANTVKLDRSFMDDLQPGNKDWNIVRALISLARELGQRVVAEGIETKHTLEVIREWGCQEAQGFYISRPLEAGDLLAWLDQRTAAAISSSELA
- a CDS encoding LysE family translocator gives rise to the protein MALHLWFTFFLAYLATTLTPGPNVLLVVRNALRHGPAAIGATLLGNPTAQLVVTTGVALGVGALLIAMPTAFVALKIISAGYLIYLGIGQLLGRRSAAGTSVTEPAVSRVANWRITGAAFLCRPATPRR
- a CDS encoding winged helix-turn-helix transcriptional regulator — its product is MQPGTPDEQWREDCAPRRVLELFATKWTSMLLHTLHARHGGTARTGVLQRSLPGISKKMLVQTLRELEASGLIDRQVHDSVPPTVDYSLTELGQRLVEPIEMIYGWARDNAPALDALQPRQTSRRR
- a CDS encoding SDR family oxidoreductase, whose amino-acid sequence is MAHHALVVGASGIVGSATSRLLAEQGWQVTGLARNPNTAENVTPLAADLLDPASLATALEGLKPTHVYLATWARQATEAENIRVNSAMIRNLLDALRPAGSVKHVALVTGLKHYLGPFEAYGKGTLPQTPFREEQGRLDVENFYYAQEDEVFAAAKRDGFTWSVHRPHTVTGMAVGNAMNMATTLAVYASICRETGRPFRFPGSAVQWNSLTDMTDARQLAKQLRWASTTPAAANQAFNIVNGDVFRWKWMWQRIAEWFGIQAAPFEGEPAPLEQQMANDAEIWHTLAAKHGLAEAEIERLVSPWHTDADLGRPIEVVTDMSKSRKLGFLDYQASDEAFFAVFGQLRTAKLIP